The following proteins are encoded in a genomic region of Entelurus aequoreus isolate RoL-2023_Sb linkage group LG01, RoL_Eaeq_v1.1, whole genome shotgun sequence:
- the LOC133630518 gene encoding transmembrane protein 88 isoform X2 has translation MCGMDVDLDDGGSGEEDKEEELWMGERVKMLPPPVAHSGGSAWGSQRGRCGCLACGAALVFWDVSVVLAGALLLVGVFFVVLLPAAVPLYAGFLCHSRILKGSSAICGYLDDNSSSALIILGFVMMSPLVVAAAVVFCGLLRRFRLLLLIQPITRARYRGRLMDWVGGVRAWV, from the exons ATGTGCGGCATGGACGTGGACCTGGACGATGGAGGCTCAGGCGAGGAGGACAAGGAGGAAGAGTTGTGGATGGGCGAGCGGGTCAAGATGCTTCCCCCTCCAGTGGCTCACAGTGGAGGCTCGGCGTGGGGCAGCCAGAGAGGACGGTGTGGCTGTCTGGCATGCGGGGCAGCTCTGGTCTTTTGGGACGTGTCGGTGGTTCTGGCTGGTGCCCTGCTCCTGGTCGGGGTTTTCTTTGTGGTGCTGCTGCCTGCTGCAGTGCCGCTCTATGCCGGGTTCCTGTGCCATTCCAGA ATTCTGAAAGGCTCATCGGCCATCTGCGGTTACCTTGACGACAACAGCAGCTCGGCCCTTATCATTCTCGGCTTTGTGATGATGTCGCCGCTTGTGGTGGCGGCGGCGGTCGTCTTCTGTGGGTTGCTGCGAAGGTTCCGGCTGCTGCTTCTCATTCAGCCAATCACGCGTGCACGGTACCGGGGGCGCCTAATGGACTGGGTGGGGGGCGTCCGCGCTTGGGTCTGA